A window from Candidatus Zixiibacteriota bacterium encodes these proteins:
- the carA gene encoding glutamine-hydrolyzing carbamoyl-phosphate synthase small subunit, protein MLQKETDSKLVLEDGRAFAGRRFGAAVDAAGEVVFNTAMSGYQEVLTDPSYAGQLVVMTSPQIGNYGIARDDAESRQLFLGALIVKELSRIASNWRSVQTLDEYLIANGIPGLEGLDTRALVRHLRSRGAMRGVIGSIDVPTDELIKRARGHPSMVGCDLASIVTKRQTYDWREAPPLLNGGQNLHSLTGEASPTRLHVVVYDYGVKWNILRCLVDHGCRVTVVSADTSAADVLQLGPDGVLLSNGPGDPDPVRYAVDNIRALLGRVPIGGICLGHQLLALAAGGKTYKLKFGHRGSNHPVMERPTGRVQITSHNHGFSVDADSLPSDLVDITHVNLNDQTVEGLSLRNVPAIAVQFHPEASPGPHDAVSFFTQFTHLMAQWREIGKHARKN, encoded by the coding sequence ATGCTGCAAAAAGAAACTGACTCAAAGCTGGTCCTCGAGGACGGCCGTGCGTTTGCGGGCCGCCGGTTCGGTGCCGCCGTCGATGCCGCCGGCGAGGTCGTCTTCAATACCGCCATGTCCGGCTATCAGGAGGTGCTCACTGATCCGTCGTATGCCGGTCAACTGGTGGTCATGACCAGCCCGCAGATCGGCAACTATGGAATCGCTCGCGACGATGCCGAGTCGCGCCAGCTGTTTCTCGGCGCGCTAATCGTCAAGGAGCTCAGTCGCATCGCCAGTAACTGGCGCTCGGTGCAGACTCTCGATGAGTACCTCATTGCCAACGGTATCCCCGGGCTCGAGGGGCTGGATACCCGCGCCCTGGTGCGGCACCTTCGCAGCCGGGGTGCGATGCGCGGCGTTATTGGCAGCATCGATGTACCGACCGATGAACTTATCAAGCGCGCGCGGGGTCACCCGTCGATGGTCGGCTGCGACCTGGCATCGATAGTCACCAAACGCCAGACCTACGACTGGAGAGAAGCACCGCCGCTCCTGAACGGCGGGCAGAATCTGCACAGTCTCACAGGAGAGGCCTCACCAACCAGGCTGCACGTAGTCGTTTATGACTACGGGGTGAAGTGGAACATCCTGCGCTGCCTGGTGGATCATGGCTGCCGCGTAACGGTTGTCTCGGCTGACACGAGCGCCGCCGACGTGCTGCAACTTGGACCGGACGGCGTACTCTTGTCTAACGGCCCGGGCGATCCTGATCCGGTACGGTATGCCGTGGACAACATCCGCGCGCTGCTGGGGCGGGTGCCGATCGGCGGCATCTGCCTCGGGCATCAACTGCTTGCCCTGGCGGCCGGAGGGAAAACCTACAAACTCAAGTTCGGCCATCGCGGAAGCAATCATCCGGTGATGGAGCGACCCACCGGTCGCGTTCAGATAACGTCACACAATCATGGTTTCTCGGTTGATGCTGATTCTCTGCCGTCCGACCTGGTTGACATCACCCACGTGAATCTCAATGACCAGACTGTCGAAGGGTTGTCGCTTCGCAACGTGCCCGCAATCGCCGTGCAGTTCCATCCGGAGGCGTCCCCCGGCCCGCACGACGCAGTATCATTCTTCACACAGTTCACCCACCTGATGGCCCAGTGGCGCGAGATTGGTAAGCATGCCCGCAAGAACTGA
- the carB gene encoding carbamoyl-phosphate synthase large subunit — protein MPARTDIKRVLVIGSGPIVIGQACEFDYSGTQAVKALRAEGIEVVLVNSNPATIMTDPDLADRTYVEPLTVEFLTKIVERERPDALLPSVGGQTALNLAIALHNEGILDRFGVSLIGASSEAIRIAEDRELFKQAMLEIDLEVPRSLLISDVSGARSFSHENGFPIIVRPSFTLGGSGGGIAYNLEELEEIVNRGLALSPVGQVLVEESLVGWKEYELEVMRDRKDNFVVVCSIENIDSIGVHTGDSLTVAPAQTLTDREYQRMRDAAAAILRRVRVDTGGSNVQFAVEPKTGRLVVIEMNPRVSRSSALASKATGFPIAKIAAKLAIGYTLDEITNDITRVTPAAFEPAIDYVVTKIPKFAFEKFPGADAALGIQMKSVGEVMAIGRTFKESLFKALRSLEVVKPFRPGEMPHEQLSAALATPNEYRLRYLIHAFDCGWTVDECHRLTYIDPWFLDQISQFAELQRQMRGRPLADIRDQELRLAKEWGFSDRRVAYLTGAEEDAVRTRRHQIGLRPVFKRVDTCAGEFESYTPYLYSCYDEEDESAPDPARKVMILGSGPNRIGQGIEFDYCCCHASFALHEAGVQSIMVNCNPETVSTDYDTSDRLYFEPLTLEDVLEVYYKERPDGVIVQFGGQTPLKLTMPLAKAGVPILGTPPDSVDLAEDRERFAAFLDRLNIRHPAHAIARTFDEADAAVKQLGFPLLLRPSYVLGGRGMAIVYGTAQLHNYLTPAFDAAPGQPILIDKFLEDAFEVDVDALADGENCVLAGVMQHIEEAGVHSGDSSSVLPTYLITKHHLEEIREITRLLARELKVVGMMNIQYGIAENQLYVLEVNPRASRTVPFVAKATGVPLAKVATRLMLGHKLRDLGLNDDLPVTRFFVKTPVFPFIKFPGVDPKLSPEMRSTGEVMGSGIEFGSAFYKAQLAGGLKLPRDGTLLISVNDRDKKGVLGVARRFAAMGFGIRATTGTAGFLQDMGVPAESVLKVSEGRPHCVDLIKSGDVALIINTPLGAASARDGWAIRTAAVQHAVPCITTLSGAVAAADAIAQLRTKDIGVSSLQEIHSRTP, from the coding sequence ATGCCCGCAAGAACTGACATCAAGCGCGTGCTGGTAATCGGCTCCGGCCCGATTGTCATCGGCCAGGCGTGCGAGTTCGATTATTCCGGCACGCAGGCAGTCAAGGCACTGCGCGCTGAAGGGATCGAAGTCGTCCTGGTCAATTCCAACCCGGCCACGATCATGACCGATCCCGATCTGGCCGACCGTACGTATGTCGAACCGTTGACAGTCGAATTCCTGACCAAGATTGTCGAGCGCGAACGCCCCGATGCCCTCCTCCCTAGTGTGGGCGGCCAGACCGCGCTCAACCTGGCGATCGCTCTGCACAACGAGGGAATACTGGACCGGTTCGGTGTGTCGCTAATCGGCGCGAGCTCCGAGGCAATTCGCATTGCCGAAGATCGCGAACTGTTCAAACAGGCGATGCTGGAAATCGACCTCGAAGTCCCCCGCAGCTTGCTCATATCGGACGTTTCCGGGGCGAGGAGTTTTTCGCATGAAAACGGCTTCCCGATTATCGTGCGGCCGTCGTTCACTCTCGGCGGATCGGGTGGCGGAATAGCCTACAATCTGGAGGAGCTGGAGGAAATCGTCAACCGCGGCCTGGCGCTATCGCCGGTCGGACAGGTGCTAGTAGAGGAATCGCTGGTCGGGTGGAAAGAGTACGAGCTCGAGGTCATGCGTGACCGCAAGGACAACTTTGTAGTCGTCTGCTCCATCGAGAATATCGATTCCATCGGTGTTCACACCGGCGATTCGCTTACGGTCGCGCCCGCTCAGACCCTGACCGATCGCGAGTATCAGCGGATGCGCGACGCTGCCGCCGCGATCTTACGGCGCGTGCGAGTAGATACGGGCGGATCCAACGTGCAGTTCGCGGTCGAGCCGAAAACCGGGCGCCTGGTGGTTATCGAGATGAACCCACGGGTGTCGCGCTCATCGGCGCTGGCGTCTAAAGCGACCGGTTTCCCCATCGCTAAGATTGCCGCCAAGCTGGCTATCGGGTACACCCTGGACGAGATCACCAATGACATCACGCGTGTGACACCCGCCGCTTTCGAGCCCGCCATCGATTACGTCGTGACCAAAATCCCGAAATTCGCGTTCGAGAAGTTTCCCGGCGCCGATGCCGCTCTCGGCATCCAGATGAAATCGGTCGGTGAGGTCATGGCGATCGGCCGCACATTTAAAGAGTCTCTGTTCAAGGCCTTGCGCTCTCTCGAAGTGGTCAAGCCGTTTCGTCCCGGCGAAATGCCCCACGAGCAGCTCAGCGCCGCGCTGGCTACACCCAACGAATACCGCTTGCGCTATCTAATTCACGCCTTCGACTGTGGCTGGACAGTAGACGAATGCCACCGCCTGACCTATATCGATCCCTGGTTCCTCGATCAGATTTCCCAGTTCGCGGAACTGCAGCGGCAGATGCGCGGACGGCCGCTGGCCGATATCCGCGATCAGGAACTGCGACTCGCCAAAGAGTGGGGTTTTTCGGACCGTCGCGTGGCGTATCTTACCGGGGCGGAGGAGGACGCGGTGAGGACGCGCCGCCACCAGATCGGCCTTCGGCCGGTATTCAAACGGGTCGACACCTGCGCAGGCGAATTCGAGTCATATACGCCTTATCTTTATTCCTGCTACGATGAAGAGGACGAAAGCGCCCCCGACCCGGCGCGCAAGGTGATGATACTCGGCAGCGGCCCAAACCGGATCGGCCAGGGGATCGAGTTCGATTACTGCTGTTGTCATGCGTCGTTCGCCCTCCACGAGGCGGGCGTGCAGAGCATAATGGTTAACTGCAACCCGGAAACCGTCTCCACCGACTACGACACCAGCGACCGGCTCTATTTTGAACCGCTCACGCTCGAAGACGTGCTCGAGGTGTACTACAAGGAGCGGCCCGACGGCGTGATTGTCCAGTTCGGCGGGCAGACACCACTCAAGCTGACCATGCCTCTGGCAAAGGCGGGCGTGCCGATACTCGGAACGCCGCCCGATTCGGTCGACCTCGCCGAAGATCGTGAGCGGTTCGCCGCCTTTCTGGACCGGCTGAACATCCGCCACCCGGCGCACGCCATTGCCCGTACTTTTGACGAGGCCGACGCCGCTGTCAAACAACTCGGTTTCCCGCTCCTGCTGCGACCGTCATACGTGCTCGGGGGACGGGGAATGGCGATTGTCTACGGGACCGCGCAGTTGCACAATTACCTGACCCCTGCATTCGACGCTGCCCCCGGGCAACCGATTCTAATCGACAAATTTCTCGAAGACGCGTTTGAGGTCGATGTCGACGCTCTCGCTGACGGCGAAAACTGTGTCCTCGCCGGTGTGATGCAGCATATCGAAGAGGCCGGCGTACACAGCGGTGATTCCAGCTCGGTGCTGCCGACTTATCTGATCACGAAACACCATCTTGAGGAGATACGCGAGATCACCCGCCTGCTGGCGCGCGAGCTTAAGGTTGTCGGCATGATGAATATCCAGTACGGCATCGCCGAGAACCAGTTGTACGTGCTGGAGGTTAACCCGCGCGCGTCGCGCACGGTGCCGTTTGTCGCCAAGGCCACCGGTGTACCGCTGGCAAAAGTCGCAACGCGCCTGATGCTGGGACATAAGCTCCGCGACCTTGGCTTGAACGATGATCTGCCGGTTACTCGCTTCTTTGTCAAAACCCCGGTATTTCCGTTTATCAAGTTCCCCGGAGTTGACCCGAAGCTGTCCCCGGAGATGCGCTCCACAGGCGAAGTGATGGGCAGCGGAATAGAGTTCGGATCGGCATTCTACAAAGCCCAGTTAGCGGGGGGACTGAAGCTGCCGCGCGATGGGACGCTCCTCATCAGCGTCAACGATCGCGACAAAAAGGGCGTTCTGGGCGTGGCGCGGCGCTTCGCCGCCATGGGATTCGGCATTCGGGCCACCACCGGAACTGCCGGCTTTCTGCAGGACATGGGGGTGCCCGCCGAGAGCGTGCTCAAGGTGAGCGAGGGACGGCCCCACTGTGTCGATCTCATCAAGAGCGGCGATGTCGCCCTGATCATCAACACACCGCTGGGGGCGGCGTCGGCCCGCGACGGCTGGGCGATCCGCACGGCGGCGGTCCAGCATGCGGTGCCGTGCATAACCACGCTTTCGGGCGCTGTGGCGGCGGCCGATGCAATTGCCCAGCTTCGCACCAAAGATATCGGCGTGAGCTCGCTTCAGGAAATCCACTCGCGCACGCCCTAA
- a CDS encoding LTA synthase family protein, translating to MSRELVTTENSFPLLRVYLYALVVFTLLRLGFLAYHAALFQESSASELATAFGAGLIVDSCIAATTLFLIRLFTLLLQPIGRDFAYFIHRAAIYFCFGIYFFVNLVDIVHFEIYDSRLNILLIENLSQMGPILRTVVHDPALYVVLAIWAFFMILFARMIGRKRAQARGRRTPLRPIAAHAISLVTLAALSFLWLDEPFWRISALSTDNQALNQLSLNGVYTLTKAVELKRRLEREAGGADYGFVSNEQAVESTRTLLLARDEQYVSELYPLARRITNPRGLSIEKPNIVIILMESFTAGNIGALGAGDQGCSPAFDRLAEQGIIFTQFYGQETRAHHGLVSTVGSFPSLLGTFLTRRRGTESFYTLATILKRHGYTTSFIYGFDQGFDHMGFFLKQGGFERIIDQEDFPSAAFRGRWGVSDDDLFDKTLSVFAQSDPEVPLLSVVLTSSNHAPYDIPPAFAQAHPEYAGNKAKLAFAYSDYALGQFMEKARRESFFDKTIFAILADHGEMRDGDDRLLKRFHIPCLIYAPRLIAEPRRVNTIGSQVDIATTLMHLIGYPEPFHFAGRDLLGIPPDDGYAVMRSNFTVLYRYRNAVLVRDIRDTVSALYAVDDHSRLVSDSALADQDLKRPLNQRLENYLQTMHYLFSNGKHRCVTSRGR from the coding sequence ATGTCTCGTGAGCTTGTGACAACAGAGAATTCATTTCCCCTGCTGCGAGTGTACCTGTACGCGCTGGTCGTGTTCACGCTGCTGCGGCTCGGTTTCCTGGCGTACCACGCAGCGCTGTTTCAGGAAAGCTCCGCGTCGGAACTCGCCACCGCCTTCGGCGCAGGCCTCATAGTTGATTCCTGTATCGCGGCAACAACGCTCTTTCTGATCAGGCTATTCACTCTCCTGTTGCAGCCGATCGGACGCGATTTCGCATATTTCATCCATCGCGCCGCGATCTACTTCTGTTTCGGCATCTACTTCTTCGTCAATCTCGTCGACATTGTCCATTTCGAGATTTACGATTCGCGTCTGAATATCCTCCTGATCGAAAACCTGAGCCAGATGGGGCCGATACTGCGAACGGTAGTGCACGATCCAGCGCTCTATGTCGTGCTCGCGATTTGGGCCTTCTTCATGATACTGTTCGCCCGGATGATCGGCCGGAAAAGAGCCCAAGCCCGAGGCCGGCGCACGCCGCTGCGTCCTATCGCGGCACATGCGATCTCACTGGTAACCCTCGCGGCTCTGTCGTTTCTCTGGCTGGATGAGCCATTCTGGCGGATTTCAGCTCTATCTACTGATAACCAAGCCCTCAATCAGCTCTCGCTCAACGGTGTTTACACGCTGACCAAGGCAGTTGAACTGAAAAGGCGCCTTGAGCGCGAGGCCGGCGGCGCTGACTACGGTTTCGTCTCCAATGAACAGGCGGTCGAGTCAACCCGGACTCTGTTACTTGCCAGAGACGAACAATACGTATCGGAACTGTATCCGCTTGCGCGGCGAATCACGAACCCACGCGGCTTGAGTATCGAGAAGCCTAACATCGTCATCATTCTGATGGAGAGCTTCACGGCGGGTAATATCGGCGCGCTCGGCGCGGGAGACCAGGGCTGTTCGCCCGCGTTCGACCGGCTGGCCGAGCAGGGTATCATCTTCACACAGTTCTACGGCCAGGAGACACGCGCGCACCATGGACTGGTCAGCACCGTCGGATCGTTCCCGTCGCTGCTGGGCACATTCCTGACCCGCCGCCGCGGCACAGAGTCGTTTTACACTCTCGCCACAATCCTGAAGCGACACGGCTACACCACCAGTTTCATCTATGGTTTCGACCAGGGTTTCGACCACATGGGGTTCTTTCTTAAGCAGGGCGGATTCGAGCGCATTATCGATCAGGAGGACTTTCCGTCGGCAGCATTTCGCGGGCGGTGGGGAGTTTCGGATGACGACTTGTTCGACAAAACACTGAGTGTCTTTGCGCAGAGCGATCCGGAAGTCCCGCTTCTGAGCGTAGTGCTGACATCGTCGAACCATGCCCCGTATGACATCCCTCCCGCGTTCGCTCAGGCCCACCCGGAATACGCCGGAAACAAGGCGAAACTCGCGTTCGCGTATTCCGACTACGCGCTGGGCCAATTCATGGAAAAGGCGCGGCGGGAATCTTTCTTCGACAAGACTATCTTCGCAATCCTGGCCGATCATGGAGAGATGCGCGACGGTGACGATCGCCTGCTGAAACGCTTTCACATCCCCTGCCTGATCTACGCGCCACGGCTCATCGCTGAGCCCCGTCGTGTGAATACAATAGGCTCGCAGGTGGATATCGCCACTACGCTAATGCACCTGATCGGATACCCGGAGCCGTTTCACTTTGCCGGTCGCGACCTTCTGGGCATACCGCCGGATGACGGCTACGCCGTGATGCGCAGCAATTTCACCGTTCTGTATCGCTACCGAAACGCCGTGCTGGTCAGAGACATTCGCGACACGGTTTCTGCACTCTATGCCGTGGACGATCACTCGCGCCTGGTATCGGATAGCGCGCTGGCCGACCAGGACCTCAAACGACCGCTTAACCAAAGGCTGGAGAACTATCTCCAGACCATGCACTATCTGTTTTCGAATGGAAAGCACCGCTGCGTGACATCACGTGGGCGGTAG
- a CDS encoding DinB family protein codes for MSKSEEGFAPPSPFGMEELDPAGVLPERLYTRDELLTYLEHGRQKCRYRIASLTAEQARKRCAFGWLDISVEELLLYTMRHVQHNAAQLNLMLRQKIDSAPRWVRKTKVPLDGE; via the coding sequence ATGTCCAAATCGGAAGAGGGGTTTGCGCCGCCTTCTCCTTTCGGCATGGAGGAGTTGGACCCGGCAGGGGTTCTTCCCGAGCGCCTGTACACCCGGGACGAGCTGCTTACTTATCTCGAACACGGCCGCCAGAAGTGCCGCTATCGAATCGCCTCGCTGACCGCGGAGCAGGCCCGCAAGCGCTGCGCATTCGGGTGGCTCGATATCTCAGTCGAGGAGTTGCTGCTCTACACTATGCGCCACGTGCAGCACAACGCCGCTCAGTTGAATCTAATGCTGAGGCAGAAGATCGATTCTGCGCCGCGCTGGGTGCGCAAGACGAAGGTCCCGCTCGACGGGGAGTGA